The genomic stretch GGGTTTGACGCCTTTGAAGGTGTTTGAAATCCATTCCAGGCTCAGCCAGAGCGCTCGCACGAAAACTACAGCTTTGTTTAAGGAGGCAGCGACCGGAATTATGTTCGCCTCAGATGTCATTGGTCGTGGCATGGATTTCCCTAATGTCGACCTGGTCATCCAGGTCGGTCTGCCCTCAAATGGCGAACAGTACGTTCATCGTGTCGGTCGTACAGCCCGTGCTGGCAATGATGGTCGCGCtatcatcctcctcacaGAAGCCGAGtctttcttcatgaaggTCAATCGCCACTTGCCCATTCAGCCTCATCCCCAGACTGACGCGATCAATGCGGGCGCCTCCTCATGCGCCGATGCCGTTACTAAGGCCATGTACAGCATTGGTGAAGAGACAAAGCAGCGCGCTTACTCATCCTACATAGGTTTCTTTGCGGGATCCGGTCTCTTGAAGCAGGTCCGTCTGGATAAACCCGGCCTCGTTCAACTCGCGAATGAGTTGGCCATACAGGGAATGGGATGTCCTGAACCCCCACCAATGGATAAAAAGGTCGTGGGCAAGATGGGTTTGAAGGGTGTACCTGGATTTAATTATGCGACTGGAAATGATTTGAATGGGGACCGTCCTGCCAGACCGCGTGGGCGTCCTGGGAACAAGACTCGTGATGTACTCAGTCCTGGAGCTGGTCAAGGAGATCGTAGAGGTTCGGTCTCCAAGAATCGTGGAGGACGTCGCGGTGGCGGGCGTGGAGGTCGTGGAGGGCGTGGAGGAAAGCCGAGAGCAGCATGAGTTTCTAAAGGTCGGGAATTCGCCAGTCTATTTCTTCTGTCCTTGAATTTGCATATCCGCAAGCATTATCACTTTAAGACATTATAATACAACCCCAGCCGACTGTTGTTTCATTCTGCACAACCCCCTTTATGATGAGATCTCTAAGCTGAAAAGGCCAAGTATCATTTCTGCGACTCTGCCCGACCCCAATTGTTGCGAACGGTGCTGCTAGCGGTTATTTTCGGCGTTAATTCCACAGGCCCTTAAAATTCGGCTTCAATGATACCTCTGTtagatattttatattgGTGACTTATCTCATCAGCACCCTAGAGCAATTATACTTCTTGCAACTGCCCAGCCTCTGCATGCACGTAAGTTCATATGTCCATCCGGACATCTATCTGTGCTCTCACAGTACCTGGAACATGAAGCTCTCATATAGCTAGCGATGTGTCTTCAGGTAATAAAAGGTTATCCCACATTAGGCCAAATTCTGAAGATCGCGGCTGCGAGACATCATTGCTTGCACCTGGATACTGAAGCGGCGGATCATCGCAATATGGAAAGAGACAATTTGATTCCGGCACTGACATTAGCTCCGCTTCCTGTCTCAAGCTTGTAACCCACTTAGGATTATCGGCATATGTCTGATCGAAAGGGTCATTGCTTCCGTATGCGATCTCACGAGCTTTGTCTTGAACCATCTGATCAGTAACATGATTACCCAGAGCCGCCTGCTCACGCATATAAACGATAAGGTCTCGTCTGAGATCAACATAACGGCTCAGGGCATTGGGAACATCGTTAATGACAGGCAGGACTTCGTTCCCCCCGGTAGCAAGAGCATCTGTTGTTTTCCAAGGGTCCATCGTTTGGCGCTCTTGTCCTACGAGATAGGGAGGCATGGCATTTTCCACCAGTTTAGTAATACCAGGCTCGAAGCCCCAGCATCCCTTCCACTGAATCATATCGGCACCCTTCTTGAAGTGGTCTGCGACATGATCCACTCTTTCTGGCCATGTCTCAAATCTTGCTTCGCAGAATCCACAACGAGACTTAATGCGCGTTAGAGAATCTCGCCACTGTTCCATCGAAGGATGATAGTCGACATTGTGGGTCAGCCTTAGGTGCTGTCGAAGATGATCCTTTCGAGTAAATGTTCGTTGGTCTAATGATTTCTCTCGACAGGCCAGGTAACCATGGGTTTCGAGATGATTGAAGTCTACGTCTGGGGCCTGACAGAATGTACAGACATGGGcaccatcaacttcaacaaGCCCGCCCTGGGGCGCGCAAATCCATCGATCCACCGGTAAGTGAAGGGCTTTCTCATGTCGCTGCCAGTCGTACTTAGTGTTGAAAGTATCGGAACAGAACGTGCATTGATACGGTCGCTGGCCTTTCGACTTTCGTTTGTTCCAGGTCTCGTTCGGATGTGGAGGCTTCCGGCGTCGACGGCGAGGTCTTGCGTTGATGTTAGGGGTGGGTGGCCTTTGTGAAGTCCGACTCGACCGCTTGAACGAGATGTCAGAACCAGACGACTGACTGTGTTCGTAGCTGCTGATCGAAGGAGCTCCTATCACGAATGAAGCGCTAGAGCTGTTGCTCGACACAGCATTCCTGTGAGCTGGATATGTGACGCTACCGTCAGAAGTATGTGGGATATCTTCTAAGGCTCGCAGAATGTCGGATGTCGCAGCGGGTTCGCTTTCCGGGGGCGAGTTCTGCCAGCGCTCAAGAGGTGATAGTAGAGAATTATCGGCGTGGTGTGCCTGCGGTGTAGGCCCAGTACCGACCGTTCTACGCCGACGTGCATTGGTGAACCAGTTCGAGATCTGGGTTACGTCTAACCCCGTCTCAC from Aspergillus oryzae RIB40 DNA, chromosome 1 encodes the following:
- a CDS encoding uncharacterized protein (predicted protein), with translation MEYAHNDAPRYCEDVLLLPPLSLDNALASDIDYRWFQEEIAAHSGQPSSHASIDELQPETAAHGSSIQSQLPTEPFESYSDLNYHSQDPLSGSFLDFSTFDYSGLADRITSDVISERHSHISSSWSNNTRRARRKSRRFSTTAVSIMQSWLAQHQDYPYPTEQEKEQLGRETGLDVTQISNWFTNARRRRTVGTGPTPQAHHADNSLLSPLERWQNSPPESEPAATSDILRALEDIPHTSDGSVTYPAHRNAVSSNSSSASFVIGAPSISSYEHSQSSGSDISFKRSSRTSQRPPTPNINARPRRRRRKPPHPNETWNKRKSKGQRPYQCTFCSDTFNTKYDWQRHEKALHLPVDRWICAPQGGLVEVDGAHVCTFCQAPDVDFNHLETHGYLACREKSLDQRTFTRKDHLRQHLRLTHNVDYHPSMEQWRDSLTRIKSRCGFCEARFETWPERVDHVADHFKKGADMIQWKGCWGFEPGITKLVENAMPPYLVGQERQTMDPWKTTDALATGGNEVLPVINDVPNALSRYVDLRRDLIVYMREQAALGNHVTDQMVQDKAREIAYGSNDPFDQTYADNPKWVTSLRQEAELMSVPESNCLFPYCDDPPLQYPGASNDVSQPRSSEFGLIGWAVARKVSLKPNFKGLWN